A window of Parambassis ranga chromosome 18, fParRan2.1, whole genome shotgun sequence genomic DNA:
ATGATCTCACCCCCTCCTGGCCTGtcattctccctctccttcactcTCTCATTTTTCTTTCGTTTCCCTCTTTTCTCCCAACATTTTACTCTCCATctctaactttttttcttgccaGATTGTTCAGgatgctgcagacacagaccaacacacatgtttacacacacactcacttggCATTACCGTCACAGTTTTATACTATCTTTAGCTTTTCTTCCGCCTCATTTCGTCTCCAAAGATAGCACTAGGGagtcattaacacacacacacacacacacacacacacacacacacactttttcttttttgctgttTGGTGTAAATGGTTTCCAGACTCATGTCCCATTCAcccctgcacaaacacagttgAAATCAAGGCCTATATAATTGTGGTGTTCTTTGTTCAGCTTCAtttaacatgtacacacacttgcAGAAAGGCACATACATCACCTCCTGCATCAATAGGACCCTTAAGATTCCATTATTTTCCAATACTGTTGCTCAATAAGTCTGCAATCTTTGCAATCTCACTTTACCCATCTCTGCcttacagatttttttgtggttgtggttTTCAGTGGACCAAGTAAAAACCACTTTTACCGAGACACGCACATTTATACACACTTTTTGTAGAGAAATATgattcctcctctcttttcctttgttttagTATTATTAAGCCATTATGTCTCATTTCACCTAGATGTATAGAGACATACACTTTAAATGTTACTGCTCTGTCAAACAGGCTGTCAGGTATGCTGTATTTCTGCCAGCTGTGTATGAATGTTCTGTTATCGTTGGCCTTCTTTCATGCTCTTAACCTGCCAGTCACACGGTTTGCATGTcaagaacaaacacaaagttGAAATGTGAGAGAGTTCCTCATTTCCAACAAATTGTTCCTGCCAAGCTAAAACATTATGGCTGCATGGGTTTTCTTGTTTTACTTGGACAGAAAAGATTTATATTCTCTCCTGCATACATGTCATGATTTCGTTATGAAACTCGTTTGAAATGTAtattttgtataaaaaaaatgaaaaacattcaTCTTCATTAGGTTGAGTGAGGATATTTAAGTTTTTCTTGAACCACTTTTCCAGTAAAGTTCAAGTGTCaggacacagcagagacaacaaaataaaaactaactCACATTTAATGTCTGTCATTTGGTGCTAATGGGGATTTTGAAATATAACTGCAGGTGAGTGGCTCAGGCTAAAAACAAATACTAAGAGTGGAGTTCTGATTGTCGTATTGTAGTAGTTAATGTTTACATCCATGTAATAAGAGCTGAATTTAGGGGGCTGATTAGCCTACATTAGCATTACGAAAACATTAAATGTGAGTTAAACATATTATAAATGTGCTGGATCTTGTGAGAAACAACAATAAATCCATGACCTTTGTTAAGTGTAGCTacactgtgacagaaagcagttcctttaatttattttgtgcaATACTAAGCTAATAgcacagcttcttcttcttttttttgaaaGCTTAAAATATGGCAGCAAAAAGAAATtgatgctatatatatatatatatatatatatacatacatatatatacatatatatatatatatattgtgtgtgtgtgtgtgtattgcagcGAGGGAACAGCTGAGACGGTCCCGGCACAGCAGGACCTTCCTGGTGGAGAGTGGAACTGGAGAGCTGTGGTCAGAGCTGCAGACCGGTGAggccatgtgtgcatgtgtgtgctagagagagagaaacagacccCACATGTTGAAGATATTAATGACTTTGACCTTTAACCCCCGCACACTGACTCTAAGGAGCACACATACTCACTTTAATGACTTGCTATGAGTACCAGCGTCAGTATCATTAAAACCTATAAAACAACCTTTTTGGTTGAAACTTCCCCAAAAAAGATAAATAGTTATGACACAACCATAAAATATTGCTAAAGAGCTGACAACAATGATCAAACACAAGAATTTCAGTCAGGTGTTTTGCTGGCTTCACGGAGAGCCTTTTCTTTCTATCGAGCCACGACAACAATCTGAGGAGCCACGCGCCCCTGCTGACCCTTTCTGCTCCCTTTCCTGTCCACACACAGGAAGGACCCAGCCCATGGGACTCTCTGGTTCTGCactgtaaatatataataagGAGAAGGACCACTCTTCTCTCTCCCCTATTGCATTTTCTTCTCTCACTTCtccctgcatttttttttttgtatttacgtttatttttgtttgttactACTGTCACTCTCTTCCAATATTTCTTGCACTCTTATGTTTAGGGTGTGGTCAGCTGAGGTCAGGTTAGCTACACCAAAACCAAACCTTATCACTGAACACATCATAAATATGCACCAACAGAGGGAGAGCAGCAATTACAGATGCCTGAAGGTTGTTTATGTTTGAGGAGCTGCTGGTTGAAGAGTTTCAtactacccacacacacacacgcactgtctggaaacatttaaacattCCAAAAAAATGAAGACACATTATCATCCACagtatctcctacaaatttaGAAGAAACATTGCTGTGCTGCATTTGAGGTATTTCTTGCCTTTGGAATCTCATCTCGTTTATCTAAAATAAACTCCCAGGTCTCACAACATacgtgtgtgtatttatgttctCTCGTTGTAGGTGACAGGTATGTGGTTGCAGACTGTGGAGGAGGAACAGTGGACCTAACAGTCCATCAGATCGAGCAGCCTCAGGGAACACTCAAAGAGCTCTACAAAGCATCAGGTACAATCTCTTACAATCGGAGcaataatacacacatttgcTTCAGTTTCCAGACctgtacgtttttttttttttcaggtggcCCTTATGGTGCCGTCGGTGTAGATTTGGCCTTCGAAGCCATGCTGTGCCAGATCTTTGGCGAGGACTTCATACAGAGCTTCAAATCCAAGCGGCCGGCAGCCTGGGTGGACCTCACCATCGCGTTCGAGGCGAGGAAACGGACGGCGTCACCAGGCAGGGCCAACGCCCTTAATATCTCCTTGCCCTTCTCTTTTATCGACTACTACAAGAGGCACAGAGGGCAGAGTGTGGAGGCCGCCCTGAGAAGGAGCAAGTGAGTGTGGACTGAGAGGTGTGTGCACGAGGTGGTGACAGGTGTGTGAacattttgtgatttttttatgtgtcttcTTCTGTCAGTATGAATATCGTGAAGTGGTCCTCCCAGGGGATGCTGCGGCTGACACAGGAAGCCATGAATGAGCTCTTCCAACCCACCATCACCAATATCGTCAAACACATTggtgagaaacacaaacaaatgtccGCACTACATCAGTATCAAGTCCAAACAACAGTGACATTTCACCACTCCCACCACCTAGTGCTTGGAAATAGTGAACCCACATTAATGTTGTGCAGAGTCTGCAAACAAGAGCCACAACAATGAGCTCAAAGAGGATAGAAGTCTCCATTTTTTGTGCCACTGTAGATCGCACTTCCtaggacaaaacacacacacgatcaTGTTCTAGACGATGGTGACCTCgttttgtttttcagccttGTCGAGACAGAAGTGAGGCAGAAAAACCAGGAGAGTGCCTGTTTTAAATCAGGCACATTCCATTGGTGCATTCAAAACCAGGGGACTggcaaaaaaaaggttttatgtCATATGGAGGAACACCAAGTGTAGCTGATGGAAAGCAGGGAGAAAATAGTATCTCCCTATgagtcacatttttttctcctctaacaGAGGAGCTGATGACGAAGCCGGAGGTGCGAGGTGTACGTTTCCTCTTCCTCGTTGGTGGTTTCGCTGAGTCGCCCATGCTACAGAGATCAGTCCAGAAGGCACTAGGGAGGACGTGCCGCATCATCATACCCCATGATGTTGGCCTGACCATACTGAAGGGTGCTGTGCTCTTTGGGCTGGATCCCACTGTGGTGAGGGCTCAGGAATGTCACTTGGTGTCAGTGTAGTGCTTTGAAATATGTTGTAACTGCCTGTATTTCACAGGTCAGAGTGCGTCGGTGCCCTTTGACCTACGGTGTTGGCGTCCTGAACCGGTTCGTAGAGGGACGCCACCCTCGGGATAAACTCCTTATCAAAGATGGGCGCGAATGGTGCACTGACATCCTCGACCGCTTCGTCTCTGTCGACCAGTCGGTGGCTCTGGGCGAGGTGGTGAGGCGGAGCTACACTCCTGCTCGTCTAGGCCAGCGGAAGATCATCATCAACATCTACTGCAGCGCGACAGATGACGTCACATACATCTCTGACCCTGGCATCAGGAAATGCGGGACGATAACTTTAGACCTACCGGAGCCGTTACCACTACCGGGAGCTGtgggtggagcaggaggaggaggacatgagagGAGGGAGATCAGAGCGACCATGCAGTTTGGAGACACAGAAATCAAAGTCACAGCCGTTGACGTCATGTCTAACCGCTCGGTCCGGGCTTCCATAGACTTCCTGTCtaactgaggaggagcaggaagtggAGACTCAGTTTTAAAAGCACATAACTGATGTGGAGGTGATAATTTTAGAAAAAAGCGGTACTTTGGGAGTGGGTGATGTTGTTTGGGAAAGAACGGTGCGTTCATAGAATAAAGTGAGACCTTTTACCTCTAGCAGAAACATTAGAGAAACTTTCAATCTGTCCATCCCCAAGAAGATGTGAATTTGTGTCACACATAATGTTGTCACTGGCATCTCCTACCCAGAAAAAGACTTATACTACCTAGAGTGGGACTCACTCATGTCCATTGTTTAATATGAAGACTGTTGCCTTTTATAATTAGTAACACCTCCTTTGAACTTAGCCATATGACCtgaactgcagctttgtttttctAACGTGATAGCGCTCCACCTAGTGGTGAACTACAGGAACTAAAAACACGTctgcaaataaatatataaaggtTCATGTACTATGATTTAATTGGTcgttaaacatttaaatgtgcctatttttttaaataatgttctAGCATTTGTGTTATCCTGCACCCAAATTAAAGTGTAACACTTATTCAAAATGTCTCAAATCTCATCTACTTAAACAGGCTATATTATTTGGTGTATGAGCTACATAGCAACAATATTACTGCCTCATCTAGCTGAAATctaattttctccttttttctgtttttggtcaACAGATGCTGTGCATGTCGTTGTTTTATCAGTTTCTTGTTGCCGCTGGAAAGCAGCTGTTTGAGTTGACAAACCAAAACATTGAGCTGTAGGCGACACTGACACTCCAATGAGGAAGAACTGGGAACAATGCTCTGAAGGTTTCAGGTGGGTTTAGGATCCATGATAAACAACTAATAAGTGCAGGTTTACATTATATCTGTTACATATATCTTTTTCATGTATAATAAACTTTCAGAATGTGCTAATTGATAAGGCATAAGATAGAGAAATATTATTTATGACACCCATCTgtctatgtttcaaatacaAAGTACACCCATTTCATAAACAGGACAGTACATAGTGTGATTCCAGCTGTGAATTTATTGATAAGAATGGTCCAATAAATAGTTTCACACAGCGTGACCAACAGATGGTTCAGAACTGCTCAACATCTTATCAGTGCTTCACTTCACATGTACGTTACACATCAGTTTGtcatgtaacaaaaaaagacacacaaacagtttaGAAGTTATGGAACGCTTTTTCCGGTCACTGGTCTGATAGACAGGAGTGCGTGTCTCAAAACTGAAGGGAAACCGCTGACATTCTGTTTCTGAGTATTGCTTCTCAGCTACGGGTGACAACAATGCAGTGCTTGAAATAAACAGACACCAAGTCAGTAACAGATCAggtgaaaaacaaagacaatacaAAAAATGTCAGCCATCTTTGACAAAGTTTAAACAATCTTTCCCCTTTTGTCTGTTTCACTACACCTGTCATTTGTTATGTGTCTGACTTGTTACAACACCTCATTTTATTTGACAGAATTCAAATCCAAATGCAGGTCAAACATATCAAgctgcattcattcatttttgtcTGCAGCCTTGTTCAAATTTGGATTTGAATGCCACATCTAAAATAGGTTTTTGTTATTGGTTCTGTTAGTGAGCATGGGGTCTGCCACGGCCTCTGCCCCTGCCAGCGCCTGGGGGAGCATCCACAGAGCTGCGGGGGTTCTTGATCGTCTCATCAACAGACAGAATGAGACAAGCAGCCTCTGATGCCGCTGTCAGGGCATTGATCCGCACAATAGATGGTTCCCAAACGCAGGCCACAAAGTTGTCTGCGATGTCCTCGTTGTTGATGTCCACGCCGTACCACATGCCTCCCTGAAATAAGAAGTGATGCACCAGTTAACACCAGGTCACActcaaatattgtgtatatagagaaatgtgtgttttcttacctGTGCGTGTTTTGCACGGAGTTTGTTCAGGATGTTGGTGGCATCAAAGCCTGCGTTGTCACACAGCTGTCTAGGAATGATCTCCAGGGCCTTGGCATACGCTCcgatcagcagctgctgttttccAGGGATGGTCCTAGAGTAATCCCGCAGGTACTTGGACAGCTCCATCTCGATGGCTCCTCCACCCGCTACGACGGAGTCATTCTGGAATAACAATGATATAGTTAATTACGTGCTGATGGTCTGTGTTGGGATGCTCCTGATCTGgattaaaacaattaaacagCAATTTCTTATAGGTAATCTCCatccctaaacacacacacacgtaactGACCTTTATGGCTCTGCGTACAATCATGATGGCATCGTGCAGCGATCTCTCCGTCTCCTCTGTAAACTGTTCTGCTCCGCCCCTCAGGATGATGGTGCACGTCTTTGCCTTCGGGCAGCCCTTAAAGAAGTTGTACCTGTAAAGAAGACACAATGATGATTTACCACTGAAAATAAACCACACTCCTGCAtgtcaaacagaaacaaaagacaatCTCAGATGTGTGTCCATAAGGTTTTTGCTAATCTATTGATCTTTCTTACCTCTCCCCTCCAACTTGCACCTCTTCAAATAATTGACACTGTCCCAGGACGTCATCCGTCATTGCAGAGACAGAGGTCTGGATGGAGCCTCCGCAGGCCTGGTGGTCACATTACACACAATCAATCAAGAAATTTCTAAAGTGTTTGGGACACCAATATCGGTTAAGAAATGTAGACGTGTCATTTTCATACTTAATAAAATCTCAACAGATTCATGTTGGGATTttcagtgctttaaaaaaaaccccactGTCATGTTTCTGCATGTCTCACCATCATGGTTCTCTTCAGGTCCTCCTCCTGAACCCTTCCAGCACAGAACAGGTCTCTGTCGGCAAAGTACTGGGTAGCCACATCACCGATGGGTAACTTGGACAGAACCACCTTAGCACCTGACTGATAGATCTTCTCAAGTTTGTCGTACAGAATGTTCCACTCTGCATCCACAATGGCCTGGTAATCCTACAGAAAAGGTTCAACAAGAACTATCTTAGTACCAGAAAAATGCATGAATTAAAGACCAACTGAGTGTGTTGCAATTACTTCATACCTCCACAGATTTCACGCGGACCTCAGCATTGTCCTTTTCAGCCTTTAGCTCCAACTCCACATTGAGCAAAGCAATCCTTGGGTTTTCATAACGTTTAGGCTGCATCTCAAAACCAGCATAGGAGAAAGTCTTCTTGAATGCAACACCAGATATCAACTGGGAATCCTGTGCAGGAAATTTAAGATAATAGATTTTAAAATTAAGGAAAatcaaagaggaagacagaaaagtTTCATCATCTTATCTCTGAGGAACATTCCATGACACCAACCTCAAGGGCTCCTCCCTGGACCTTCTTGATGCCAATCATCTTCAGAGACATGAGCTCCTCCAGAGACATGACAGCATCCACCACCATTTTGGAGAAGAACTCCTTCTGACCAGCAATCAGTTTAGAGTTCAGGGCTGT
This region includes:
- the hspa12b gene encoding heat shock 70 kDa protein 12B codes for the protein MADVMQPDPNSLQIPGENSSTPSSPATARNDCSITPLTPSPSPRVEVRPRMACPFSVVVAIDFGTTSSGYAFSFTQDSEAIHMMKRWEGGDPGVANQKSPTCLLLTPDLRFHSFGFAARDFYHDLDPEEARHWLYFDKFKMKIHSTSDLTMETELEAVNGRKVRAIEVFAHALHFFREHALKEVKDQSSSVLEGEEIRWVITVPAVWRQPAKQFMREAAYLAGLVSSDCPEQLLIALEPEAASIYCRKLRLHQVIDLSMQPISNGLDLDGSRPFDSSFRQAREQLRRSRHSRTFLVESGTGELWSELQTGDRYVVADCGGGTVDLTVHQIEQPQGTLKELYKASGGPYGAVGVDLAFEAMLCQIFGEDFIQSFKSKRPAAWVDLTIAFEARKRTASPGRANALNISLPFSFIDYYKRHRGQSVEAALRRSNMNIVKWSSQGMLRLTQEAMNELFQPTITNIVKHIEELMTKPEVRGVRFLFLVGGFAESPMLQRSVQKALGRTCRIIIPHDVGLTILKGAVLFGLDPTVVRVRRCPLTYGVGVLNRFVEGRHPRDKLLIKDGREWCTDILDRFVSVDQSVALGEVVRRSYTPARLGQRKIIINIYCSATDDVTYISDPGIRKCGTITLDLPEPLPLPGAVGGAGGGGHERREIRATMQFGDTEIKVTAVDVMSNRSVRASIDFLSN
- the cct7 gene encoding T-complex protein 1 subunit eta, encoding MMPTPVILLKEGTDTSQGIPQLISNINACQVIAEAVRTTLGPRGMDKLMVDDRGKATISNDGATILKLLDVVHPAAKTLVDIARSQDAEVGDGTTSVTLLASEFLKQLKPYVEEGLHPQTIIRAFRTATNLAVNKIKEIAVSVKKDDKQEQRQLLEKCAATALNSKLIAGQKEFFSKMVVDAVMSLEELMSLKMIGIKKVQGGALEDSQLISGVAFKKTFSYAGFEMQPKRYENPRIALLNVELELKAEKDNAEVRVKSVEDYQAIVDAEWNILYDKLEKIYQSGAKVVLSKLPIGDVATQYFADRDLFCAGRVQEEDLKRTMMACGGSIQTSVSAMTDDVLGQCQLFEEVQVGGERYNFFKGCPKAKTCTIILRGGAEQFTEETERSLHDAIMIVRRAIKNDSVVAGGGAIEMELSKYLRDYSRTIPGKQQLLIGAYAKALEIIPRQLCDNAGFDATNILNKLRAKHAQGGMWYGVDINNEDIADNFVACVWEPSIVRINALTAASEAACLILSVDETIKNPRSSVDAPPGAGRGRGRGRPHAH